Part of the Actinomyces howellii genome, GCGCCGCCGCACCGATCTCACCGCACGCCGCCTGCCCCGTACCGGGAAGCGCGGACCTGTGCCTCGTCGTCGCCGGCGAGATCGAGTCCATGATCGCCCGCCTCGCAGACCATGACGTGCCGGTCGAGCTCGGCCCGGTGGACCGCACCGGTGCGCGCGGGCCCATCCGGAGCCTCTATGTGCGCGATCCTGACCGCAACCTCGTCGAGCTCGCCTTCTACGACACGAGCACGGCCTCCTGACCTCACGGTGCCGGCCGTCACCCCTCTCGCGCCCACCGGCCCGTCGGGGGAGGACTCACCAGGCTGCGGCCTGGGCGGGCCGCGACGTCCTGCCTGTGCTTGACCGTCAGGGCCGCTATCAGGGCCACTGCGAAGTCAGGTAGGCCTCGATGGCTCGGTGGCGGAAGCGGTAGGGCCGGCCGCGCCGGATGATCCGGCGGGTCAGGTCGAGGCGCTGCGCGGTGGGGCCGGCGTCGGTGGACCTGGCGTAACCCATGGCCTGGGCGATCCTCGTCAGGCTTCGCTCCTCGGGGGCGAGCTCGCCCATGACGTGGAGGAACTGCCGCTCGCGATCGGGGAGCCGATCGAGGACGCGCTGGACGTGCGCCTCGGCCTCGGCGGCCGCGCCGCGCCACCCGGTTCTGACGTGCTCGACGGTGATGAGGTTGCCGGTTCCTGCGTACCAGGCCCGTTCCCCAGCGAGCTGGAAGAGGAAAGGCTCCCCGCAGGACAGCTCGACGATGGCGCGCTGCGCGGCGGGCTCCATGAGCACCGGCTCGATCCTGCCGTCCTCGTCGGCCACGGTCCAGCCCTCGGTGACGAAGGGCTGGAGCGCTGTCATGAGCGCGTCCTCGTCGATCGCCTCAAGGGTGGTGGTCTGGAACCTGCGCGCGAAGGTGGCGCCCGTCCGCGCGCCGGCCATGTCGGCGAACTCGGGCAGGCCCGTGAGGTAGACGGCGATCGGCAGACCCCGCTCGACCTGGGCTCCTCCAGGGGCGTTGACGGTCTCCTCGTGGGCAAGTGCGTCGCCGAGGGCGATGAGCAGCTGGGAGCGTGCCCTCTCGTCGGTGATGTTCTGGACCTCGTCGACGTGGACGACCACCATGACGTCGCGCTGGCGGATCGCCGCGCGACCGATCTCGATCAGCAGGTCGGTCAGGGCGGTGTACGGGTCGGGCCCGCTTCCCGGGCGGACAGACAGCGAGATCCCGGAGGCGGCGACGCTCTCGACCCTGCCGAGCATGGTCGCGATGCGCTCCTCCCGCGCGTGGGGAAGTCCCGCTGTCGAGGACAGGTCCAGCAGGGCCGAGGCAACCCGCTTGATGGGGTCCGTGCCGGAGGGGATGCGCAGCTGCGGTGTCACCCAGTCTCCGGCATCGGCCGCGTCGCGTGCGATCCGACGAACGAGTGAGGACTTTCCCGAGCCTGCCTCTCCGAGGATCGTGCGACCACGCTCGTGAAGGCCTGCGACACGCCGCGGGCGAAGGATGTCCCGCCAGTCGCTGAGCTGGGGGGCGCGACCTGCCCACACCGTGGGCACCGTGTCCGAGCCTGGGCTGAACGGGGAGTCAAGCGGAGACCTCATGGTGATAAATTTATCAAGGGCCACTGAGATTGATAAACTTATCAGGCGGTTGAGTTCCGGGTTGCCGTCTGGTTCCTGTCGGAGCGTGTCGGTGGTGCGGCTGCCGGCCGTCGCCCCTCCCGCGCGCACCGGCCCGTCGGGGGAGGACTCACCAGGCTGCGGCCTGGGCGGGCCGCGACGTCCTGCCTATGCTCGATCTATGGCTGGAGCAGGCTGGTCGAACCGTGAGGGGGTGCCCGACCTCTACGCGATGACGCCTCAGGAGCGCGCCGAGTGGCTCGCGGACCGGCGTGCGCGCTCGCCCCGCCGGGCCCTCCTCCCCGTCTGCGTCGCCGTCGTCGCGGGCGTCATGTGGGCGCTCGTCCTGTCCCCGCTCGTCGGCGCGCCCTGGGGGGCGGACCTGTCCCCGGCCGTCGTCGACTCCGGCACCGCCACCGTCTCCTCCCCGGCGGCCTGCGAGCGAGGATGGAGCACGCTGTGGCGCATGCACACCTGCACCGCGACGATCGTGTGGGACGAGCACGGGACCACCACCGACCTGCCCGTGCGCAGCCCGCAGGCTCTGGCTCCCGGGACCTACGAGGTCGTCGCCCGGCACCCGTTCCTGCGCGACCGGCCCTACGAGGTCGATTCCTTCGACCTCATGAGGATCGTCCCCGCCGACATGCCCGCCAACGAGGGCCCGCAGCGGACCAAGCAGATGGCGCTCGACATCGGTGCCGCCGTCGTCATCGCGGTGCCGACCCTGACAGCCATCCACCTGCGGAGGCGGCCCGTGCGGCGCCCCTGAGCCCGGCGCGGGGGCTGCCATCGCACGCCGCTCGACGTGCCGGGTGGGACCCGGCACGCCAACCGGGTGAGACACGAGGTGCCGCCGTCCGTCCCGGGTGGGAGACTGTGCGACGGCGCGGCACCGCGCCGTCGCACAGCCAAGCGGAGGGAGAGCGCGCCATGATCAGGGTCGCCATCAACGGGTACGGCAACCTCGGGCGGGGCGTCGAGCAGGCGATCACGAGGAACGCGGACATGGAGACGGTCGTCGTGCTCACCCGCCGCGACCCCTCCTCCCTGACCACCCTCGGCGCGCCGGTCGCGCACCTCGAGGACATGGCCGCCTGGGAGGACAAGGTCGACGTCTGCCTCAACTGCGGAGGATCGGCGACCGACCTGGCCGAGCAGGGGCCGCAGGCCGCCGCCCACTTCAACACCGTCGACTCCTTCGACACCCACGCCCGGATCCCCGAGTACTTCGCCGCCGTCGACGCCGCAGCCAGACAGGCCGACCACCTCGCCCTCATCTCCACGGGCTGGGACCCCGGCCTGTTCTCCATGCTGCGGGTCCTCGGAGAGTCCGTCCTGCCCGACGGCGCGACGACGACCTTCTGGGGACCCGGCGTCTCCCAGGGGCACTCCGACGCCCTGCGCCGCATCGACGGCGTCCTCGACGCCCGCCAGTACACCCTGCCGGTGCCTCAGACCGTCGAGGCGGTCAAGGCCGGCGACGACGTCGAGCTGACCACCCGCTCGATGCACAGGCGCGACTGCTACGTCGTGGCCGCGCCGGGCGCCGACCGCTCCCGGATCGAGCGGGAGATCGTCGAGATGCCGAACTACTTCGCGGACTACGACACCTCGGTCACCTTCATCAGCGCCGAGCAGATGCGCGCCGAGCACGGCGGCATCCCGCACGGCGGCACGGTCATCCGCCGGGGCCGGACCTCCGAGGGCGTGAGCGCCAACGTCACCTTCGAGCTCCAGCTCGGCTCCAACCCCGAGTTCACCGGCTCTGTCCTGGTCGCCACCGGCCGGGCGGTCGCCAGGATGGCGGCGCGCGGCGAGCGCGGCGCTCGCACCGTCTTCGACCTCACGCTCGCGGACCTGTCGCCCAGGACCCCCGAGGAGCTCCGCGCGACCTACCTCTGAGTCCGCCCCGCCCGGCGGGGCCGACCAGAGTCCGCCCGCCAGACACCGCCGGCCAGAACCCACCGCCAGAACCCGCCCCCGCGCCGCCGTCCCAAGGACACGATGCACAACACCACCTCACTGACCCCCGCCGAGATGAGCGAGTTCCTGCTCAACGTCGCCATCGTGCGCCCCGTGTTCATCTGGGGACCCCCGGGGATCGGCAAGTCCTCGCTGGTCGAGCAGTTCGCCCACAGCGTCGGCGTCCCCTGCGTCTCGCTGCTGGGCAGCCAGCTCGCGCCGGAGGACCTCATGGGCGTCCCCCAGATCAAGGACGGGGTGACCCGCTTCTTCCCACCGGCCATGATCGTGCGCGACGAGCCCTACTGCCTCTTCCTCGACGAGCTCAACGCGTGCTCCCAGGACGTCCAGAAGGCCTTCTACAGCCTTATCCAGGACCGGCGCGTCGGCGAGTACGAGCTGCCCGAGGGCTCGATCGTCATCGGTGCGGGCAACCGCGCCCAGGACTCGGCCATCGTCAAGCCCATGTCCTCGGCCCTCATGAACCGCATGGTCCACGTCCACATGCGGGTCTCGGCCAGCCAGTGGCTCACCTGGGCAGCCGACAACGGGCTGCACCCCCTCGTCATCGACTACCTCAGCCAGCGCCCCGACCACCTGTGGAGCAAGCCGCCGCGCCATGAGGAGCCCTTCTCCACCCCGCGCTCGTGGCACATGGTCTCCGACGCCCTCTACGCCTTCGGCGACGACGCCCGCCCCGAGATGGTCGAGGCCGTCGCCGCCGGCTGCCTGACCCCCCAGCACGCCGCCCAGTTCAAGGCCTTCGGCAAGCTCGCCGCCGACCGCCACCGCCTCGACGCCATCATCAAGGGCGACGCCCGCTGGCCCGCCGAGCCCGAGGACCGAGACCTGCTCTACTTCCTCGCCCAGGCCTTCCGCGCCCGGCTGCTCAAGACGCTGCCCCCGGAGAAGAGCCAGACGAGCCCCGACACCCAGGCCCTCGTCCACACCTCCAAGGCGATGCTGCGCGACCTGGCACGGATCAGCCTCGAGATGGCCCAGCTCGTCGTCGCCGACGACGGCGGCCAGGCCCTGCCCGCCTGGTACATGGTCGAGGTCGTGCGCGACCTGCCGCGCCTCATCGAGCGCCGCCCCGAGAAGAAGCAGTGACGCGCTCGACCGCCAGGGCCAACCCCGCGGCCCGCGCCTACGACACCGGCCTGGCGCTCCTGCGCACCCACCCCGTCTTCCGGGGCCTGGTCGACAACGTGCACTGGATCCGTCGCTCCCCCTCGCCGTGCCCGGCCAGCGGCTGGCTGGTGCTCGAGCGCACCGAGGCCGTGTACGCCCACCCCAAGCGCCTGGCCGATCCCCAGCAGTGGGCGCAGGTCATGGCCAGGGCCCTGCTCGTGCACGCCATGGAGATGTGGCGCCCCGACCGGGGGGACTGGCAGGCGTGGAGCGCGGCCTGCGACGTCGTGACCACCCGCTTCGTCCACGGCCTCAAGCTCGGGCGGGCCCCCGAGCACATGGTTCTGCCCGGCGGGCTGCCCATCTGGGACGAGGAGCGCTGGTACCGCCAGTTCTGCGAGACGGGGATCCCGCAGTGGGCCACCCTCCTGAGCCTGGCGGGACCGGGCCACCTCACGATGGAGCACCCCGGGCAGTGGCGGCACGTCCCGGTGCGCCACTGTGAGTCCTGGTCCGAGGAGTTCGCCGCAGGGATCGCCGAGTCGGTCAGCCGCGCCGTCGAGGTCGCCGCGGGACTGCGCGAGGGGATCGACTCCACCCGCGCCACCGCCCCCGGCCCGCGGCTCAGCCTGCCCGTCCGGCGGGCCCGGGACTGGTTCATCTCCAGCTTCCCCCTCCTGGGCTCGATGGTCGCCTCCTTCACGGTCCTCGAGGACGCCGAGGTGTGCCGTCGCGAGGAGATCGCCGTCGCCGCGGTCGACGAGCAGATGCGCACGATCTACCTCAACCCGACGGCCGGCCTGAGCACCCACGAGCTGCGCTTCGTCATCGCCCACGAGGTGCTGCACGTCGCGCTGCGGCACGACCCACGGCGCCTGGGACGCGACCCCTTCCTGTGGAACGCCGCCTGCGACTTCGTCGTCAACGACTGGCTCATCCAGATGGAGGTCGGGGTGGCGCCCTCCATCGGGCTCCTCCACGACGCCGAGCTGCGCGGGCTGTCGGCCGAGGAGGTCTACGACCGACTCACCCTCGACATCCGGCGCCAGCGCCGGCTGCGAACCCTGGCCGGCAGACAGGGCGACATCCTGGACCGGCGCATCGGCCCGGTCGAGGGGACCGTCTTCACCGACCTCGACGCGTTCTGCCGTGAGCAGCTGGGCAAGGGCCTGCTGCTCCACCAGTCCCAGGGCAGGGGCCTGCTCCCCGCGGGGCTCCTCGAGGAGATCAACGCCGTCCTCCAGCCACCGATCCCCTGGGAGGTCAGGCTGGCCCGCTGGTTCGACCACCACTTCCCTCCCGTCGAGACCCACCGCAGCTGGGCGCGCCTGAGCCGCCGGCAGTCGGCCACCCCCGACATCCCCCGCCCGCACGTCGCCGTCGACCCGAGCCGCCGTGAGGGGCGCACCTTCGGGGTCGTCCTGGACACCTCGGGCTCGATGGACCGGCGCACCCTGGCTCTCGCCCTGGGCTCGATCGCCGGGTACGCCGAGGCCAAGGAGGTCCCTGCGGTCAGGGTCGTGTGCTGCGACGCCGCCCCCTACGACCTGGGGTACCTCCCCGCGGGAGACATCGCGGCCCGGGTGCAGGTCCAGGGCCGCGGAGGCACCGTCCTCCAGCCCGGCATCACCCTGCTGGAGAACGCTGAGGACTTCCCCGCCGACGGGCCGATCCTCGTCATCACCGACGGCGCCTGCGACGTCCTGAGCATCCGCCGCGAGCACGCCTTCCTCATGCCACGAGGGTGCCGCCTGCCCTTCAACCCCCGCGGCGAGGTCTTCGAGATGGGCTGAGACCTCCTCGAGCCGGCGCCCGTTCCCCGCCATGATCCGGGTCCCCGTCCACCGCCGGACCAGGAAGCGCCCAGCCAAGGCCCCGCTCAGATCCAGCCAGGAGTCAGCAGGCACCCAGCCGTGACACACGCAACTCCTCGCGAGTAGCGAACCACTCGTCGTTATCTTGCCGTGACCCACGGCGATGTGATGGGCTGGCAGGACCCATGCCCCGACGAAGAGGACGACACATGAGGACGACACACGTACTCGCGACCGCCCTGCTCGCCGTCGTGCCGTTTGCCGGCGCGTCGACGGCGCAGGCCGCCCCTGCTGCCGCCCAGCCGGCCGGCCAGGTGGCGGGCACCGTGCTGCCCGCCGCGGTGAGCGCCGAGGGTGCGCTGTACGCCGAGACGATCCTGGCCAGGGTCAACGAGCTGCGCGCGAACCTGGGGCTGGCCCCGGTCACCCGCTACGTCGAGCTCGACACCGTGGCCCAGGAGTGGTCCGAGCAGATGGTCGCGCAGGACGTCATGGCGCACCGCCCCGACTTCTCGGCCGCCTACCCCTCGGGTTGGAGCGCTGCCTCGGAGAACGTGGCCATGCGCCAGGACGCCCTGACCGGCGACATCGGAGGGAGCCTGTTCGAGCAGTGGCTCAACTCCCCGGGCCACTACGCGAACATGACCGACCCGGCGGCCAACTCCATCGGGATCGGCATCGCGTACGACGCCTCGACCGGATCGTGGTACGCGACCCAGAACTTCGCGACCTACTCCGACTCCGAGGCCGCGGGGCTGACTCCGACGACCACCGCCAGCACCTCGGTGTCGACGACAAGCACCTCCCAGACCGAGCAGTCCACCTCGGCCCAGGACGTCGCGACCCAGGCACCCACCGAGGTCGCCCAGGCCGTCGAGCCCACGACGAGCCCCGCCGCCGAGGCCGCCGCGCCCGCCTCGGCGACAGGGACCCCCCTGGCCTACGCCGCGACGAGCACGGCGAGCCCGGCCGCGGCCGGCGCGGTCGGCACCGCCGAGGGGGCGGCCGAGCACGCCGTCGTGGCCAGCGTGGCCGCCGCCCAGACCTCGACCCGCCCGGCCCTGCCCGCCACGGGCGCCAGCCTGGCGGCCGGAGCCCTCGCGCTCCTCGCCGTGGTCGCAGGCGTCGTCGTGCTGCGCCTGCGCCGTCGGGCCTGAGCGGTCCCGTCACGACTGGGCCCCGCCGGGTACGACCCGACGGGGCCCAGTCCTGTGTGGTCCTCCCTGGTGGTCCTCAGGGCTCGGCGGGGCTCGGCAGGGCCGGGCCCCTCCTGCCCTCA contains:
- a CDS encoding VOC family protein; this encodes MHIVGIDHLVLTVSSIDATVDFYSRVLGLGVVTYGQGRTALQVGDQKINLHSAAAPISPHAACPVPGSADLCLVVAGEIESMIARLADHDVPVELGPVDRTGARGPIRSLYVRDPDRNLVELAFYDTSTAS
- a CDS encoding AAA family ATPase, with product MRSPLDSPFSPGSDTVPTVWAGRAPQLSDWRDILRPRRVAGLHERGRTILGEAGSGKSSLVRRIARDAADAGDWVTPQLRIPSGTDPIKRVASALLDLSSTAGLPHAREERIATMLGRVESVAASGISLSVRPGSGPDPYTALTDLLIEIGRAAIRQRDVMVVVHVDEVQNITDERARSQLLIALGDALAHEETVNAPGGAQVERGLPIAVYLTGLPEFADMAGARTGATFARRFQTTTLEAIDEDALMTALQPFVTEGWTVADEDGRIEPVLMEPAAQRAIVELSCGEPFLFQLAGERAWYAGTGNLITVEHVRTGWRGAAAEAEAHVQRVLDRLPDRERQFLHVMGELAPEERSLTRIAQAMGYARSTDAGPTAQRLDLTRRIIRRGRPYRFRHRAIEAYLTSQWP
- a CDS encoding diaminopimelate dehydrogenase; this encodes MIRVAINGYGNLGRGVEQAITRNADMETVVVLTRRDPSSLTTLGAPVAHLEDMAAWEDKVDVCLNCGGSATDLAEQGPQAAAHFNTVDSFDTHARIPEYFAAVDAAARQADHLALISTGWDPGLFSMLRVLGESVLPDGATTTFWGPGVSQGHSDALRRIDGVLDARQYTLPVPQTVEAVKAGDDVELTTRSMHRRDCYVVAAPGADRSRIEREIVEMPNYFADYDTSVTFISAEQMRAEHGGIPHGGTVIRRGRTSEGVSANVTFELQLGSNPEFTGSVLVATGRAVARMAARGERGARTVFDLTLADLSPRTPEELRATYL
- a CDS encoding AAA family ATPase; the protein is MHNTTSLTPAEMSEFLLNVAIVRPVFIWGPPGIGKSSLVEQFAHSVGVPCVSLLGSQLAPEDLMGVPQIKDGVTRFFPPAMIVRDEPYCLFLDELNACSQDVQKAFYSLIQDRRVGEYELPEGSIVIGAGNRAQDSAIVKPMSSALMNRMVHVHMRVSASQWLTWAADNGLHPLVIDYLSQRPDHLWSKPPRHEEPFSTPRSWHMVSDALYAFGDDARPEMVEAVAAGCLTPQHAAQFKAFGKLAADRHRLDAIIKGDARWPAEPEDRDLLYFLAQAFRARLLKTLPPEKSQTSPDTQALVHTSKAMLRDLARISLEMAQLVVADDGGQALPAWYMVEVVRDLPRLIERRPEKKQ
- a CDS encoding vWA domain-containing protein, producing MTRSTARANPAARAYDTGLALLRTHPVFRGLVDNVHWIRRSPSPCPASGWLVLERTEAVYAHPKRLADPQQWAQVMARALLVHAMEMWRPDRGDWQAWSAACDVVTTRFVHGLKLGRAPEHMVLPGGLPIWDEERWYRQFCETGIPQWATLLSLAGPGHLTMEHPGQWRHVPVRHCESWSEEFAAGIAESVSRAVEVAAGLREGIDSTRATAPGPRLSLPVRRARDWFISSFPLLGSMVASFTVLEDAEVCRREEIAVAAVDEQMRTIYLNPTAGLSTHELRFVIAHEVLHVALRHDPRRLGRDPFLWNAACDFVVNDWLIQMEVGVAPSIGLLHDAELRGLSAEEVYDRLTLDIRRQRRLRTLAGRQGDILDRRIGPVEGTVFTDLDAFCREQLGKGLLLHQSQGRGLLPAGLLEEINAVLQPPIPWEVRLARWFDHHFPPVETHRSWARLSRRQSATPDIPRPHVAVDPSRREGRTFGVVLDTSGSMDRRTLALALGSIAGYAEAKEVPAVRVVCCDAAPYDLGYLPAGDIAARVQVQGRGGTVLQPGITLLENAEDFPADGPILVITDGACDVLSIRREHAFLMPRGCRLPFNPRGEVFEMG
- a CDS encoding CAP domain-containing protein — its product is MRTTHVLATALLAVVPFAGASTAQAAPAAAQPAGQVAGTVLPAAVSAEGALYAETILARVNELRANLGLAPVTRYVELDTVAQEWSEQMVAQDVMAHRPDFSAAYPSGWSAASENVAMRQDALTGDIGGSLFEQWLNSPGHYANMTDPAANSIGIGIAYDASTGSWYATQNFATYSDSEAAGLTPTTTASTSVSTTSTSQTEQSTSAQDVATQAPTEVAQAVEPTTSPAAEAAAPASATGTPLAYAATSTASPAAAGAVGTAEGAAEHAVVASVAAAQTSTRPALPATGASLAAGALALLAVVAGVVVLRLRRRA